The Helianthus annuus cultivar XRQ/B chromosome 16, HanXRQr2.0-SUNRISE, whole genome shotgun sequence genome includes a window with the following:
- the LOC110877311 gene encoding RNA-binding protein 24 isoform X2, protein MASIPAGPSSGSSSSSGFQSPFGDTTFTKVFVGGLAWETQSETMRQYFEQFGEILEAVVITDKNTGRSKGYGFVTFRDPESAAKACVDPAPVIDGRRANCNLASLGRPRPAFPFGHVTSRIPYVGGGQAANMPSVGGGQAANMPSVGGYGYQQPFFYNYRQGLLYPSFPNGMYGPEYVYPQGVYNPYSGQQYLQIYGAANTPVYPYNQMGQIAPSGHGYPGLPGYTLPSHQIVHFGGSGVNATTTSSIRTIQAAYPTGVAAPVQGQQFVIPAPSQQIMPGGGSDQRAG, encoded by the exons ATGGCTTCGATTCCGGCTGGGCCGAGTTCCGGATCGAGTTCGAGTTCAGGGTTTCAGTCCCCTTTTGGGGATACTACTTTTACCAAAGTGTTTGTTGGTGGGCTTGCTTGGGAGACTCAGAGTGAGACTATGCGTCAGTATTTTGAGCAGTTTGGAGAGATTCTTGAAGCTGTTGTGATCACTGATAAGAATACTGGCAGATCCAAGGGTTATGGGTTT GTGACTTTTCGTGATCCCGAATCAGCTGCGAAAGCGTGTGTGGATCCAGCTCCGGTTATTGATGGTAGACGGGCGAATTGTAATTTGGCTTCACTTGGACGCCCTCGTCCAGCATTTCCTTTCG GACATGTGACATCGCGGATACCTTATGTTGGAGGTGGGCAAGCTGCTAATATGCCTTCTGTTGGAGGTGGGCAAGCTGCTAATATGCCTTCTGTTGGAGGTTATGGCTATCAACAACCATTTTTTTACAATTACCGACAAGGTTTATTGTATCCCTCATTCCc AAATGGAATGTATGGTCCGGAATACGTCTATCCACAG GGCGTTTACAACCCGTATTCAGGTCAACAGTATCTCCAGATATATGGAGCAGCTAACACACCCGTGTATCCATACAATCAAATGGGTCAGATCGCTCCAAGTGGTCACGGATACCCGGGTTTACCGGGTTACACATTGCCAAGTCATCAGATTGTGCACTTTGGTGGATCGGGGGTCAATGCAACCACCACTTCATCCATTAGGACAATTCAAGCAGCATATCCAACAG GTGTTGCAGCACCTGTTCAAGGACAACAATTTGTAATCCCCGCCCCTTCACAACAGATTATGCCAGGTGGCGGTTCTGACCAGAGGGCAGGATGA
- the LOC110877311 gene encoding RNA-binding protein 24 isoform X3: MASIPAGPSSGSSSSSGFQSPFGDTTFTKVFVGGLAWETQSETMRQYFEQFGEILEAVVITDKNTGRSKGYGFVTFRDPESAAKACVDPAPVIDGRRANCNLASLGRPRPAFPFGHVTSRIPYVGGGQAANMPSVGGYGYQQPFFYNYRQGLLYPSFPNGMYGPEYVYPQGVYNPYSGQQYLQIYGAANTPVYPYNQMGQIAPSGHGYPGLPGYTLPSHQIVHFGGSGVNATTTSSIRTIQAAYPTGSVAAPVQGQQFVIPAPSQQIMPGGGSDQRAG, translated from the exons ATGGCTTCGATTCCGGCTGGGCCGAGTTCCGGATCGAGTTCGAGTTCAGGGTTTCAGTCCCCTTTTGGGGATACTACTTTTACCAAAGTGTTTGTTGGTGGGCTTGCTTGGGAGACTCAGAGTGAGACTATGCGTCAGTATTTTGAGCAGTTTGGAGAGATTCTTGAAGCTGTTGTGATCACTGATAAGAATACTGGCAGATCCAAGGGTTATGGGTTT GTGACTTTTCGTGATCCCGAATCAGCTGCGAAAGCGTGTGTGGATCCAGCTCCGGTTATTGATGGTAGACGGGCGAATTGTAATTTGGCTTCACTTGGACGCCCTCGTCCAGCATTTCCTTTCG GACATGTGACATCGCGGATACCTTATGTTGGAG GTGGGCAAGCTGCTAATATGCCTTCTGTTGGAGGTTATGGCTATCAACAACCATTTTTTTACAATTACCGACAAGGTTTATTGTATCCCTCATTCCc AAATGGAATGTATGGTCCGGAATACGTCTATCCACAG GGCGTTTACAACCCGTATTCAGGTCAACAGTATCTCCAGATATATGGAGCAGCTAACACACCCGTGTATCCATACAATCAAATGGGTCAGATCGCTCCAAGTGGTCACGGATACCCGGGTTTACCGGGTTACACATTGCCAAGTCATCAGATTGTGCACTTTGGTGGATCGGGGGTCAATGCAACCACCACTTCATCCATTAGGACAATTCAAGCAGCATATCCAACAGGCA GTGTTGCAGCACCTGTTCAAGGACAACAATTTGTAATCCCCGCCCCTTCACAACAGATTATGCCAGGTGGCGGTTCTGACCAGAGGGCAGGATGA
- the LOC110877311 gene encoding RNA-binding protein 24 isoform X1 yields MASIPAGPSSGSSSSSGFQSPFGDTTFTKVFVGGLAWETQSETMRQYFEQFGEILEAVVITDKNTGRSKGYGFVTFRDPESAAKACVDPAPVIDGRRANCNLASLGRPRPAFPFGHVTSRIPYVGGGQAANMPSVGGGQAANMPSVGGYGYQQPFFYNYRQGLLYPSFPNGMYGPEYVYPQGVYNPYSGQQYLQIYGAANTPVYPYNQMGQIAPSGHGYPGLPGYTLPSHQIVHFGGSGVNATTTSSIRTIQAAYPTGSVAAPVQGQQFVIPAPSQQIMPGGGSDQRAG; encoded by the exons ATGGCTTCGATTCCGGCTGGGCCGAGTTCCGGATCGAGTTCGAGTTCAGGGTTTCAGTCCCCTTTTGGGGATACTACTTTTACCAAAGTGTTTGTTGGTGGGCTTGCTTGGGAGACTCAGAGTGAGACTATGCGTCAGTATTTTGAGCAGTTTGGAGAGATTCTTGAAGCTGTTGTGATCACTGATAAGAATACTGGCAGATCCAAGGGTTATGGGTTT GTGACTTTTCGTGATCCCGAATCAGCTGCGAAAGCGTGTGTGGATCCAGCTCCGGTTATTGATGGTAGACGGGCGAATTGTAATTTGGCTTCACTTGGACGCCCTCGTCCAGCATTTCCTTTCG GACATGTGACATCGCGGATACCTTATGTTGGAGGTGGGCAAGCTGCTAATATGCCTTCTGTTGGAGGTGGGCAAGCTGCTAATATGCCTTCTGTTGGAGGTTATGGCTATCAACAACCATTTTTTTACAATTACCGACAAGGTTTATTGTATCCCTCATTCCc AAATGGAATGTATGGTCCGGAATACGTCTATCCACAG GGCGTTTACAACCCGTATTCAGGTCAACAGTATCTCCAGATATATGGAGCAGCTAACACACCCGTGTATCCATACAATCAAATGGGTCAGATCGCTCCAAGTGGTCACGGATACCCGGGTTTACCGGGTTACACATTGCCAAGTCATCAGATTGTGCACTTTGGTGGATCGGGGGTCAATGCAACCACCACTTCATCCATTAGGACAATTCAAGCAGCATATCCAACAGGCA GTGTTGCAGCACCTGTTCAAGGACAACAATTTGTAATCCCCGCCCCTTCACAACAGATTATGCCAGGTGGCGGTTCTGACCAGAGGGCAGGATGA